In the Pedobacter cryoconitis genome, TATACATCCAAAGTAGTTCTTGCTTAGTGAGAAAAGGACAATACTTGCAATTAGATGGAGGTGGTAAAGGCCATGGCGTTACATTGATGTAATCCTGAGCCTTCTGCCTATCAATACCCTCAATGATCATTGGATAAAACCTATTGATACAATTTAGCATCCAAACATTACTACGCTTCTTAGGCTTTATAAACATTTCAATCTGAGCAGCCTTTTTCTGATTCTTAGTTACAGCAACCCGCCCTTCTTCACCAGCAGCGATACCAATTATTACATTAATCTTTCCGTGATCTGTAAAAAATTTACTTATCCACTTACGATTACGGGTATCGTTCGGAACGTCCTGATCATACATTACAGTAGCGATCCAAACGTTAAGAAAATTATAAAAAGGTTTTATCTTCAGGTTATCTGTACAGCTGCGGGGCATCATCATTGACATTATTGAGTTATTCTTAATCATCTGGTGCTCTAACGATGGCCAGGTTTTTGGATGAAAACCCATGTCAGGAGTAATAAAGTAAAACTCGATATCATTATATAAACATAGCCGTCTGATAAACTCAACGTGTTCATAGGTATATTTATGTTCATTTCCTGTATCGCTCATTAACACCAATAACCTACCCTTTACAAATTCGGAACGATATTCTTTAACCCTAATAATTTTATATAGGATGTAAGTACTATCTTGACCGCCACCGAAAGACAATACTGTTAATTCTTCCATTAGGCCACTTCTTTCTTAAGGTCGCGATATCTATTTTTGATAACACTAATATTTTTTTTCATCAGATTAATAATTTTATCATGATGGATTGAAGGTTCATTATTCTTACCTCTAGATTGAATAATCTTCATATTAGTTAGTGATAACTCTATTGTTTCAACAGGATCACCTTCTATTTTAGCAGAAAAGCAAAGTGAGTCAGGTTTGCTATAATATCTATTAGTATAAATGCAATGCTTATGATGATCACCTTCCGCTATAAATTCCTTTACGCTTTCTAAAATTTTAATTGTCAATTCTCCGTCAGAGAAAATGATTCCAAAATATGGTGATTTCTCTTTCAAGTAAGTTTGCTGCTCCTGCTCTGCAAGTAATTTTCGTTTCTCAGCCTGTTCAAGATTTCTTATAGCATCCGCAAATCTTTTTTCTTTAGCCCTCTTTGAGACCAGTCTGTTGTGTTCTTTTTTGAAGTTCGAAGGGCAAACATATTTTGCATTTCTCAGATCTCTGCCATAGTGATTAAGAAGATCCAGATAATCCAAGTATGACACAGCATCTTTTACGAGGTATTTATTCCTAATACATATCTTTATCGAATCCCAATATCTATAAACCTTGTCATTTCTATCACCTAGCCGGGCCGCTAAAAGGCTGTGCTGATCTGCTTTGAGCAATGTTTCGATTTTACTGTCTCTAAGTAGGGCAATAAGCATTGAATAAAGGTTTACACCGGCAACTTTGGATGTAAATCCATTGCGTTTAAAAATTGGCAAACAATTGAATTCTGGAAATATTTTATCAGCGTATATATCATACTTATTTGAACTATAGTAGTTTGAGATATTAGCTCTTATCTCCATATCGCCACCAAAGCCACCGTTTCCATATGATTGTGTTCTACCGACTATAGTAAGCTTTTCACCAGGCTTAAACCATTGTTGAACAATTTCTCTGGTATATACTTTTGGAGTACATCCAGCCTTTTGATCAACTTTAATCTCAAAAAACCGGATTACCTGAAAATCCTCAATAATATTAACTAATGCGACTATGGCATCTTGCTTCAAATTTTTCTTTCTGGTATCCTCAATTATCAATTTCTCTCCACAATTAGGACAATTACATTTTTTGACTTTTTGTGGCCCAGACCAAATATTACCACAATCCATACAGGAAATATGTTTCAATGTCCGGTATCCCTGGTGACGTATGCAATTTTTAAATGCCCACTTCTTTTGATCAGCTGTTAATTCTGGCAAGTACTGACTTAGTGAAAATACTTGTGCCTGAAGTTTAGTTCTTGGTTTCATAACTATCCGAATAAAGTTGGTTGATTAATTGGATCTTGTTTTTTTATAACTTTTTTTACTGGTCTAATTATATTATCAGAAGCAAAGGATTGCTTTATGGCTTCTGAATTATGTTTGATCACTACTTTAGTATTTATTGCGGAGCCAGGAATAATATCGTCTTCATCATAATAATGGACGGCCATACCAAATACCTCTTCATCAGAAAACCCATTACATCCGCTTTTTTGGACTGTGTTAAGGATGTACTTGATACAGTCGTTAATATTTTTATTAGGCTTTTTTAGTGTCTCAAAAAATAGAGAGTCTTTTTCGGCAAGGCTATGTAGATGCGCATTAATAACTTTGGTAAAGTTGTCTGTAGCTTTCATAGTTGAAATTATTAAGCCGGAGGGAGTGACTGACATATCACCTCCGGCTGGTTAAAAAATGGACTATTTATGAATAATGTTGTTGATTAATTCCGAGGAGCTTTTCGCAGATTCTCTTTGTATCTGGTGCGAAATCTTTGCCATACATCCATTGGAGGTGACCAATATCATACTTAGCTTTATTACCTCTCTTGCTGCCAAAATTGAATATGATATCACCTTCATCATCGATAGTGAACTTGCCTGACAGATCCATTACTGGCTTATCGTAATTGCAGAAAAGATGCATACCTTCCATATTCTGAGGGAGATCTTTATACTTCTGCAGCATAGCTTCAAATACATCAACCGTAGCCTCAATGTCAGCATCTGCGGCGTGAGCATCAACCATTTCATATCCCAAATAGAATTTAACTGCTGCGGACAATGTGCGTTCTTCCTGTCGTTTGAATATAGCACCAGCGTCTATAAACCTGATGCTGCTATAGTCGATGGTTTTACCAGTTCTCAGGAACTCATTGTAAAGCATTGGAATATCATACCTATTGCTATTGAAGCCTCCGAAATCACAGTTATCAAGGATATGCCATATATGTGCTGACAATTTCGCGAATGTTGGTTCGTTGGTAATATCTTGATCATATATACCATGGATAGCTGAAGCTTTCGCAGGGATAGGCATTTCAGGATTGATCAACCAGGAGAACGACTCTCGAGAGAAATCAGGATGAATTTTGCAGATAGCTAATTCAACTATTCTGTCTTTTGTGGTATCTAAACCGGTCGCTTCTATATCAAAGAAGGCTATCGGCCTACTGAATTTTAAACTCATAACTTTTGCTTTAAAATGGGGTTTTATTAAAATTGATCTCCAATCCTTTGGAGGCAACATTTACTGTTTTGGCTGTTTGTTCCTTGATCTCCTTTTTAAATTGCTCAGCATTGCTGTTACTGTCGCTTAAGTGGATCAGGAGAATATTATTAACCTTGGTAAGGTCATTCGCTTTTAAAAACTCTTTGCATGTAGCAAGGCTCATATGAGATTTAAGAACTCTGTTCCTAAGGAACTCAGGTGTTGCTCCCGCAGCTAATTTGGCATCGAGTATCGTCTGACAGTAGTTTGCTTCAATAATCACATTATGTAAGCCTGGGAATGAATACTCACAATAGTATGTGTCAGTGATAAAAACAAATGTGCCGGTATCCTTATGGTCAATCATAAATCCAAGGCATGGTACATCATGCTGCAGAGGGAAAGCCATGATCTTAAAGTTTCCGATCGTGAAGATCTTTTTTTCTTCGATCGCCTTTAACCTGTGACTTTTAAAGCCAAATGTCTCCGCTGTCTCTGGCAGACAATGAACATTAATGCCTGCATTTACAGCTTCTCGCACACCTTTGCAATGATCCTGGTGTGAATGTGAGACAAGACATCCTACCACCTTTTTGAGGTTAAAGTTCAGGGACTGCTTAATGTCCCCGAACTTTACACCGCACTCAATTAGTAATGCTTCATCGTCGTTGTGGACGATGTAAGCATTACCTATTGACCCGGAGCTAACTACTTTAAGTTTCATTAGAAAGGAGCTCTGCTTTTAGGTGGAGTACTAGCCGGACCACCATTCAAATCAGGCGTTTGTTGTGCAGAATCAAAATTCTCATTTGGCTGGATACCAGATTTACGATAATCAACTGGATCAGCAGCTTTATCAACAACAACCTGAGCCTCTTCAAATACCAATTCTTTTTTATTAGCATTTTGTTCAATAATGTTACTCACATTAGCAGATTGAGGATCGTTGGGCAAAAGAGAAGAGTCATCCGATGCTCCAGATTCAATTTTCAAAGCACGGCCAATAACGGTTTTTTCACACATCTGGTCTGGAAAGTTTTTATGCGCAGGTGAAGCACCTCTTGAACCACCTTGCGCCCATGCTTTATGAATTTGACCCAAGGACATAATCTCACTATCAGTTGATCCGTCGTTATATATTACGATAGCGTAGGCTCCAACTATTTCTTCAGGAATTACATTTGCCAGAGATTGCTCATGTTTCTCAATGTGCTTCCTGCCGGTAGTATGGTCAACTGAATAAACAAACGTATCTTGCTTGTAAACAGTTACAGCATTAACCTCTTTCACATTAGCATTCCTTTTTGAAATTGCTATTTTACCTATATAACTTTCTTCCAGTTCAAGCTTATTACCGTAAACAACGAAATAGCATTGTTTTTTTATTACACTTAAGCCCTGAGTAACCATTTCAAGGAAGGCATTTGCAATACTTTCCATAGTACAAACTTCCAGAGCTGGTTTCTTATTTAAATCTACTGTTTGCTGCAAAATAAGCCATGCAGAACGAACTGCGTTCTCTGGGATATAATTAGGGGGCAATACTAATTCTCCTGCTGATTGGAAATCAGCCACTCTTTTAAGGATAGAATCCACAGTACCTTCTGCGAACTTTTTAACAGCTTGCTGCTGTTGTGGTGCTATTTCTGTTGACATATTATTGATTTATTGAATGATTAAATGTGTTTTAGGTATTCCGTACTTTTCTTCTAACTCAATGAGTCTTTGTGCGCGGTCCATTTTATTTAGAGATGTTTGATTGATATTATTTATGACAGCCAAAACATCATTTATATACCATGTGATTCGTTGTTCAGCGCATTCTATTGCAAAATTTTCTGGTGTACCAACATCTCCAGGCATATCTTTATGGGTAAGCAAATCGCGAGTTGTTTCCACAATAATTTTACTGAGTTGCTCTATGCTTTCCATATTATGACGGTTTAAGACTATTAAACTTTTGAACAGCTATATCAAGGTTGTCTGTAGCAAGTATTTGGAAGCCCTTCTGATGGATAAGAAAGGTTGGTTTTATTCTCGCAATATCGATTTCAACTGTAAGAGTTACTCTTGTCCATCTATCAATATGCTTTTCAGTCATTAGGCTTCGATACTTCTTTTTAAAGAGAGATTCAACTGTTAAATCCATTATGCTACCCTCAGCGTTTTATCATCTGGTGAAACGATCAGGTTAATTATTTGGGAGCTGATTTCAGGAATCAGGGTAACCGATTCTCTATTATCTAAAAATATTGGAGCGGCTACTCCATAATGAGTGCTGAGAGTATTGATAATATCGATACCTGCCCATATCTTTCCTGCAGTATTAAGGTCCGAATAAGGAACTCCTTCATACATTGTATCGCATATTTCGAACTCATCACCATCAATCTTCTTATCAAAAAGTTTGAAGGTTACGTATCTGAACAAACCATTGATTCTACTTTCAGTAGTTTCAATTTTTGCTCTGTTGAAATCATCAATAGTAAATTCAATGCCTTCAAGGTCAGCGATCTGTTGAGCTAAGTTGCTTTCATTATTTTCAAGCTCAGAAACCCTTTTTAAAATATTTTCACGTTGTACCTTTGTAGACAGTTGGTTTTTTAGTAAATCAAGCTTAGATGATATTGATTGACGTTTTTCATTTAGATCAGATAATTCAATCTTAGGGCTTTCAGGAAGGTTATTTTCCATCAATACAAGGCTATCACTTAACTCTATATATTCCTTATTATTTATTAAGGCGGCTTGAATTGTCGGAATAGGAACAGAGTTTATATCTTCAAATTCAGAAAGTTCAGCTTTAGCTTTTACAAGCTGCTTATTGAGAGTTAAAAGAGCATTGTTAAGTAACGATACGATTTCGTTAGTTGAAAGGACTTCTTTATTATGCTCAGCAGCCAGGGACTCTATGCTTGATAAGCTTAGTTCCTTATCCTGATTAAAATTCTTTATTAACTCATTCTGCTTTGAAAGAATATCATCCTGCTCAAGCTGTCTTTTACAGGTAGGACACGCAAATTCACCGTCTTTGAAAACAAGATCTTTCTCATTGATCAATGTCCACTTATCACGAAGCGCGTCGGTTTTTGTCGAAAGCTCTAAAACCTTCTTATTAGAGGAATCAATTAATAGTGACTTGCTTTTGATATCCCGCTGCAGATTCTCAATATTGTTATTTAGCAATGAGAGTTGGTTACGGAGGTTATTAGCCCTATCCTGCAACTGAGATTGAACATCAAACTTTACCTGGTTAATACTGGATTTTACTGAATGAATCTTTCCCTGTTTGGCCTGTATTTCTTTAAATTCCTTATCATAAGCAGAATTACGGTCATCTATTGCAAGTTGTATCTCATTTATTTTACCGTTTAAGCCTGCAATTTCTGTCTCAACTACAGCGTAGTCCACGACTTCCGGTAGTGATCTCTGAAGTTCATCGATACGGGTGGGAATCGCCTGTAAGTCATCCTTAAGCTTCTTTTTCTTCGCTGACACCTCTCTTTTATATTCCGAAAGAGTTTTATTGCTAAGTGAATTCATCAATGCTTCGAATTCTGGACGAGATTCTTCAATTTCATTGTCAGACACGTTACCAGCCAATTGAAAAAGCATATTTCTTCGCTCAGTCCATTTAAGTGAGTTAAAATAACTTGGATTAGTTAGCATTTTCAATGCTGATTCAGCAATTATGGAGTCAATTTTAGCCTGGTACTCCTTTGCCTGCATTGGTACATCGTTGCAATAAAATAGATTTTCATTACCACTATAAACATGGTCTTTTTGGCCTTTAGGCTTAGTCCATTTTTCGTGGAATACACGTTTAAATACATCCTCGTTATTGCCGGTAGTGATGTAAAGTGTTACCTCATGATCACCTCTATTAAGAGAGGTATCAACAGTGTTTTTGATATTAAAATCCTTCCTATCATTACTATCCTTACCATATAGGCACCAGAACCAAGCGTCAGCTATTGTTGTTTTGAAGCCACCGTTTTGGGCGTATATGTTAGTGACATCACTAAATTCAATGGTGAGATTCTTTACACCTTTGAAATTGTTAATGATCATCTTGCTGATGAACATGTTTACTAGATTTTTCATTGCTTTAAAATATTAGGGGTGGGCTTATTTATTAATTAGTAATTCTGCCTGAAGGCGAAGAGCTTTGCATTCTGCCTGCATTGCAATGATCTTGATAAGAACTTTTTGAGCGAGCTGGCGTAGTTCTGATTTATCTTTTGAACTCATTTTTAAAGAGATTTTGGTACATAATCATTTTGACAGTTGGAGTAAAGGAGATATGAACCTGGCTTTTGACGTGAGTCACCCAGGAGTTAAATCCTTCTGTAGATTTGTCATAACCCGTAGGAGTTACTGTTTTCGATACAGACAGCACTTTAGGCCGCGTACCTGATGTTTGGTTTGATGATTGATTAATCATAACTTTGCTTTGCTTTAAAATGTTAAGGGGTGACTCTTGACTGATTTACCCAGGGTTGCTGCTCTGGGTATTTTTTATTTCCGTTTAGCTCTTCGGGTGTACGCTCTATCCTCTTCAATTTCATTTCCGACCTTGTAGTAGGTTTTGTCCATGAAAGAATCGACATCTTTTCTTTTGAACATTAGCTTACCACATACGTTCCTGCATCCTATTTCATGCTTATGATCCGTAACCCAATCCCTACTGAAGTGAGTATAATCCATTAAGTCCTGAACTGTCATATAAGGTTCTAGCTTTGTTTGCTTAACGCCTGCGGAAAGTTCTTGAACTTGTGACCCAAGCATTTCAATTTTAGAAATTAGATTGCTTAAAAGCTCGGTACTTACTATTGATATGCCTTCCATTATTTATTCCTCCAAACTTTTAAATATTCTAATCCTTTAATTACCTCTTTAACCGTTTCATATTCCCGATCAGGGAATTCAAACTTTATATCTTTACTGATTAGCGGAGCGACCTTCATCCTGTCTGCATACCAGAAGTAGATAGGTTTTTTTATCTCCTCCAACTTTCTCAGCGGCCCGATCCAGCTAAACTTCTCTTTTGGGGCCTCAATCACCTTTACCATATCCATTTTATAATTCCTTTCTTCGTTGCGAAATACACATACTCTGCTCTGGTACTCATGCCGGTCTTAGCTTTCATATTCTGCCAATGTTTTTTAAGTGTAGAAATTGAAATAAAAAGTGCATTAGCGATGTGCTTATTCGACATCATTGATTTTTTAAGAATCCGGATCTCCATTTTAGTGAGAGTACCATTCTTCACTTTGATACCGCAGCAGAGCTTTCCTTCTGCTTTACACTTGCCACGAAAACCACAATCAAAATATTCAGACTCTCCCATCATTCCGTTTACATCGATATCAGGATTAGGATCTAATCCTCCATATTTGCAGAATGCATAATGCTTCAGGTAATCCTCTTTTGCTAAGCCTTTTATTTTGCTTAATGATCGCATAGCGACATGGTTTTTAACCAGATCCTCTTCAAGTTTATATTTGATCCATTCAGGGAATTCGGAGAATGTATTATATACAATACCCTGGTTGATGCACCGGACATCAATGATGCCCTTCTGAGCGAAAAACTCGACACCGTTGTCAATCATTCCGGCGAAGTGTATATTTTGGTAAGTAGCTGTTAACATATAGTCCTTTTTAAGTATTGTCAGATATGGCGATAAACGTATCTTTGTTGTGTTGTACAATACAAATGTCAATAGAATTATTTTCTATTCAAATAGATAATTAGATTATTTATCTATTAAACATGCATCTATCTGATTTTCAGATAGATTTATTTTCTATTATGAACTTAAAAGAAAGAATTAAGACGTTTATTAAGCATTTAAGCATTGATGTTAAGACATTTGAGACAAAATGTGAACTATCAAATGGATTTGTAAATAACATTGGCCAGAGCATTAGAGAGAAATCGATGGGCCAAATTCTATCAGTTTATCCAGATCTAAATAGAAATTGGATATTGACTGGAGAAGGAAATATGTTAAAATCGGAAGTTAAATCTAATGCGTTAGATCTAGGTGACCTCCCTAGTAATTTTGAATTAGATGATACACCTCATATTGATCTTCCTGGAGGAGATATATTATTAGTATTCCCATTAGTAAGCGAGAGTGCCTATGCGGGTTACGCAGCGGGTTATTCAGATCCAGAATATATTGAACAATTACCTAAACATAGTATCATTGTGCAGGAATACCATAAAGGAAAATATAGGGGGTTTGAGGTTGTTGGCGACAGCATGGATGATGGAACTATAAAAAGTATACCAGACAAGAGCAGGGTCACGGGAAGGTTTTTGATGCATCATCACTGGAAGAATAAACTGCATTTGCACAGATATACTGAATTCGTTATAGTAAGAAAAGACGATGGTATTCAAGTAAAGAAAATCATAAAACATGATGTAGAGAATGGAATCATTACTTGCCATTCGACAAATCCAGATAAAGACTCGTATCCAGATTTTGAAGTTAATCTTGAAGATGTTCAGGAGCTATACAATGTTATTGATGTTTCAATAAGGAGATAGAAGAATGGTAAATAAAGACAGTATAAACAGAATGTACCGTGCTGCGGATGATGCCGCCTGGGAAAACAACCCTTTAATATTAGGATATGAAATCAGGCTATCTGAAACAACTAAGAAGGGCCATAGCTATTGTAGTAAATGCGTAAGTCTCGCTGGTAAATACCCCTCGAATTTTAAATGGACTGGATGGCATGATGGATGTATCTGTTTTAAAATCCCTATACTGATGGATGACGATATGATGGCTAAGTATCAAAAGCTTGTAGCCCAAGGACTTGATACACCTGGTGCAATACAAGAACTGCAAAAAGAAGTTCGTATAAAGGAAGTGCCGAAAAATTATCTAGATCTCTACCTAAATGAACTTTAACATGAAAAATACAATTATAATTTTAATGATGATGTTTTCTTGTTCATCATTTTCACAGGAAAAGCCGGATAGTCTACGTATGCCTTCAAAAGACGGAAGAGTAGAGATTTCTGAGGTTATTATTGTAAATAATAAAAAATCTGCTGAATTATTTAGTGACGCTCTGTTATTTATTGCGGAAAACTACAATAGTCCGCAAACAGTTACGAGGCTAAGCGACAGAACATCTGGCAAACTGCTTGTGAATACATTTTTTGTGGTAAGTGATTATTTCCATATAAAGTGCATTCTTGAATTAGATATTAAAGATGGAAAATATAAATATGTTTTTAAAGATTTCACCTATCAAGTGGTGGTTGAGAGCCTAAAAGGCGATTTAGCTCCAAAAGCGCAGGCCTTCGACACTGTTTTTCCAAGCAAAAATTACAAAGATCCAAATGTATATACAAAACTGGCCATCGGTACATTGGATTCAATCAATCTACTAATCACGAATCTTAAAAAGACGATGAGTAAAAACGACTCATTCTAATAAACATGCAAACACTAGATTTAAAAACAATTGGGGCGCGTATTAGAGGGGTCCGTGAAGAACAAAATTTGACTCAGGAAGACTTCGGAAAAGTTGTAGGTGTAAATATGAAAACAATTTCTCTCCTGGAGAATGGACATAGGAAACCATCTCAGGAAGTCTTGTCAATTATTTCATCTAAATACAACATAAACCTTGACTGGGTAAGCACTGGTAATGGGGAAAGAATAAGTAATAAAAAGTCAGATCCGAAATCGATAGACAATTTACTTGCAAAAATTACTACTCTGGAATTGGATCTAGCACAAATGCGCGCAATAATGGAACAAATACTTAGAAAGTTATCTGATTAAAAGATAAGATCCGCTGCATCATCCAGCTCATCATCCTTTCTAATATCTTCGAGATATTTTTGATGAACAGCTAACGAACTATGTCCAAGTAGGGGCATAGTAAGCATTGGATTCTTTATTGCAACATCTGCAAACTTAGCGTAAGTATGTTTTGCCATATGACTACTTACATTTTTTTTAACACCTGCGAGCTTAGATATAGGCTTAAGATTATAATTTATAACAGCCGTACAAGATTCCTTGTGTTTCAGCCTTTTTTTATCGTTCTCAATAAAATCTAATTTGGGATCTGGTTTCCACTTAAAGAATGGAAAAAGCCTTTCATACTTATTCAGGTATTTGTTAACTATAACTTCCGCTTCCGGGAGTAGCTTAATATCGTAATGCCGGCCAGTCTTGTCAGACATGTACCTGAATCTTGAATTTTTGAAGTGCTCACTTGTTGCCTGCAAAAGATCCCCAACCCTTACGCCACGTAAATAGACTTGAAGAACGAAAAAATCCCTTACAGGAATTAATCTTGATTCTTCCGGCAGTTCTAAATTGGCAATGGCAATAAACTCATCACGTGTGAGCTTTTGTTTCAAAGTTTCCTTACGGCCGTGAGTAAAAGATTCTCCTGTTGAAGTAAGGACCCCACCATTAGTAGTAATAGCCCTCTTCAAAACTTTTAATTTCTTATTTATTGAATTATCCTTATTTCCTTTATTCACTAACTTGCCTACAAATTTATTATACCAGGCTGAATCAATGTTCTTCAATGGAATTTTAAGATTTGAATAAAATGTTTTAAGATCATTGAACACAGCCGTGATAGACGCATGCCCAGCATGCTTCCCGGCATCAGAAAGCCTTTCTAACTCTAATTGAATAACTTCCTCTAAAGTAATATTAGATACTGTCAAAAATGGATTTTCTCCAACTAATACCGCTTTCTCGGCCTCGGCAACTCTATCAGAAATCATCACATTAATCAGTGAGTAATTTTCAATTTTTTTATTGACACGCTTTGTTGTATCGTCCCACTGATCCTTTGTACAAGTATGTAGTTGCTTCCTCTTTACAGCTTTGTTTCCATCAATAATCTGTAACATTATAGGATGCCTGCCCCCGGAATATGTTTTGTGCGTATACAGAATCACTTTGACGGAAGCCATGGTGTAAATTATTTTAGGGCGGTGTAAATAATATTTATTAGTTTTTAGAAGGGCAATTTACACGCGGTGTAAATCAAGTGTAATATATATTACCTCATTGAGCCTAGCCCTTCCGAACAAATATATTTAAAACAGCTGTAAAAACAAACAGCGGAAGCCTTCTTTAAGAAGACATCCGCTGTGCATTGGGTGAATGTGGTCCCGACGAGAATCGAACTCATATCTAAAGTTTAGGAAACTTCTATTCTATCCGTTGAACTACGGGACCTGTACTACCTGATTACGCTTCCACTCACATGGTTTTGTAAAGGCGACACAAAAGTAAGTTTTCCATCTGAATTTTCAGACATTAAAATCATTCCCTGAGATAAAATACCTTTAATTTCTCTCGGAGCAAGATTGATCAATAAGCTAACCTGCTGACCAACTACTTCTTCTGGAGTAAAATACTCCGCAATTCCTGAAACAACCGTACGCTCATCCAAACCTGTATCCAAAGTAAGCTTTAACAACTTCTTCGTCTTCTCTACCTTCTCAGCAGCGATTATTGTCGCTACACGGATATCCATCGCACTAAACTGATCGAAATCTATATTCTCTTTAGCAGGAGCTACCACTACATTAGCCGCTATATTATCAACTTTACTCTGGTTTAACTTGTCAATCTGAGCCTGAACATCAGTATCTTCAACCTTTTCAAATAACAAAGCAGCTTCATTCAGCTGGTGACCTGGCTGCAATAAATCTATCTTACCGGCATCTCCCCACAAATGAGCCTCGTGGTTTAACATTCCTCTTAACTTCTCTGCCGTGAATGGTAAAAATGGTTCTATTAAAATCTCCAGACCAGCAACAATCTGCAAACTGATATTTAAAATAGTTTTTACCCTGTCTTCATCAGTTTTA is a window encoding:
- a CDS encoding S24 family peptidase; the encoded protein is MNLKERIKTFIKHLSIDVKTFETKCELSNGFVNNIGQSIREKSMGQILSVYPDLNRNWILTGEGNMLKSEVKSNALDLGDLPSNFELDDTPHIDLPGGDILLVFPLVSESAYAGYAAGYSDPEYIEQLPKHSIIVQEYHKGKYRGFEVVGDSMDDGTIKSIPDKSRVTGRFLMHHHWKNKLHLHRYTEFVIVRKDDGIQVKKIIKHDVENGIITCHSTNPDKDSYPDFEVNLEDVQELYNVIDVSIRR
- a CDS encoding DUF4468 domain-containing protein, with translation MKNTIIILMMMFSCSSFSQEKPDSLRMPSKDGRVEISEVIIVNNKKSAELFSDALLFIAENYNSPQTVTRLSDRTSGKLLVNTFFVVSDYFHIKCILELDIKDGKYKYVFKDFTYQVVVESLKGDLAPKAQAFDTVFPSKNYKDPNVYTKLAIGTLDSINLLITNLKKTMSKNDSF
- a CDS encoding helix-turn-helix domain-containing protein, with protein sequence MQTLDLKTIGARIRGVREEQNLTQEDFGKVVGVNMKTISLLENGHRKPSQEVLSIISSKYNINLDWVSTGNGERISNKKSDPKSIDNLLAKITTLELDLAQMRAIMEQILRKLSD
- a CDS encoding phage integrase SAM-like domain-containing protein; this encodes MASVKVILYTHKTYSGGRHPIMLQIIDGNKAVKRKQLHTCTKDQWDDTTKRVNKKIENYSLINVMISDRVAEAEKAVLVGENPFLTVSNITLEEVIQLELERLSDAGKHAGHASITAVFNDLKTFYSNLKIPLKNIDSAWYNKFVGKLVNKGNKDNSINKKLKVLKRAITTNGGVLTSTGESFTHGRKETLKQKLTRDEFIAIANLELPEESRLIPVRDFFVLQVYLRGVRVGDLLQATSEHFKNSRFRYMSDKTGRHYDIKLLPEAEVIVNKYLNKYERLFPFFKWKPDPKLDFIENDKKRLKHKESCTAVINYNLKPISKLAGVKKNVSSHMAKHTYAKFADVAIKNPMLTMPLLGHSSLAVHQKYLEDIRKDDELDDAADLIF